The following proteins are encoded in a genomic region of Streptococcus sp. 29892:
- the manA gene encoding mannose-6-phosphate isomerase, class I, whose product MMEPLFLTPVMHEKIWGGNRLKTNYNYDIPSDKTGECWAISAHPNGVTTVSNGRYKGRGLDDLYTNEKHLFGNLKDEVFPLLTKILDAEDWLSVQVHPDDSYGLAHEGELGKTECWYILEAEEGAEIIYGHNAQSKEELRQQIQAGDWDKLLTHVPVKKGDFFFVPSGTMHAIGKGIMILETQQSSDTTYRVYDFDRRDDAGNLRELHIEKSIDVLTIGPVANSTPAQLKVDKLDTTLLVSNPFFTVYKWQTKGEIQMEQTVPYLLVSVIDGQGTIQVGETSYPLEKGTHFILPADVTEWTFTGQMEIIASHANDTK is encoded by the coding sequence ATCATGGAACCATTATTCCTCACACCTGTCATGCATGAAAAAATTTGGGGTGGCAATCGCCTGAAAACCAATTACAACTACGATATTCCAAGTGATAAAACTGGCGAGTGCTGGGCTATTTCTGCCCATCCAAATGGGGTTACCACCGTTTCAAACGGTCGCTACAAGGGCAGAGGACTAGATGACCTCTACACAAATGAAAAGCATTTATTTGGCAATCTAAAAGATGAGGTTTTTCCACTCCTAACCAAAATCCTCGATGCTGAAGATTGGCTCAGCGTCCAAGTCCATCCTGATGATAGCTACGGCCTAGCTCATGAAGGCGAACTTGGTAAGACAGAATGTTGGTACATTTTGGAAGCCGAGGAAGGGGCTGAAATCATTTACGGTCACAATGCCCAATCCAAAGAAGAACTCCGCCAGCAAATCCAAGCTGGAGATTGGGACAAGCTCTTGACCCATGTACCCGTTAAAAAAGGCGACTTCTTCTTCGTTCCAAGCGGGACTATGCACGCCATCGGTAAAGGGATCATGATTTTAGAAACCCAGCAGTCTAGCGATACAACCTACCGGGTCTATGATTTTGACCGCCGCGATGACGCTGGAAATCTTCGGGAACTCCACATTGAAAAGTCTATCGACGTATTGACAATCGGTCCCGTAGCGAATTCAACACCCGCCCAACTCAAAGTAGACAAGCTTGACACCACCCTCCTGGTTTCTAATCCCTTCTTCACTGTCTATAAATGGCAGACCAAAGGAGAAATCCAGATGGAGCAAACCGTTCCCTACCTACTTGTCAGCGTTATTGACGGTCAAGGAACCATCCAGGTCGGTGAAACCAGCTACCCACTTGAAAAAGGAACCCACTTCATCCTGCCAGCCGATGTGACTGAATGGACCTTTACAGGCCAGATGGAAATCATCGCTAGCCATGCTAATGACACAAAGTAA
- the hprK gene encoding HPr(Ser) kinase/phosphatase, producing MTVFVKDLLDNLRIECAYSTEELLQKEITTSDITRPGLEMTGYFDYYSPERIQLMGMKEWSYLMAMTAHNRYQVLSQMFQPETPVIIVARGLEIPEEMYRAAKEKKIAICRSKTATSRLSGELSSYLDSRLAQRTSVHGVLMDIYGMGVLIQGDSGIGKSETGLELVKRGHRLVADDRVDVYAKDDVTLWGEPAEILRHLLEIRGVGIIDIMSLYGASAVKDSSEVQLAVYLENYETGKVFDRLGNSGDTIEIAGISIPQIRIPVKTGRNISVVIEAAAMNYRAKQMGYDATKIFEERLGNLIQQNKEEG from the coding sequence ATGACCGTTTTTGTAAAAGACTTACTTGATAATCTGCGGATTGAATGTGCCTATAGTACAGAGGAACTGCTCCAAAAAGAGATTACGACTTCCGATATTACCCGGCCTGGTTTAGAAATGACAGGCTACTTTGATTATTATTCTCCCGAGCGTATTCAGCTCATGGGGATGAAGGAATGGTCTTATTTGATGGCCATGACAGCCCATAACCGCTACCAAGTGCTCTCGCAGATGTTCCAGCCAGAAACGCCGGTTATTATTGTGGCGCGTGGTTTGGAAATTCCAGAGGAGATGTACCGGGCGGCGAAAGAAAAGAAGATTGCTATCTGTCGCAGTAAGACAGCGACCAGCCGTCTGTCAGGAGAACTGTCTTCCTATCTGGATAGCCGACTGGCACAGCGGACCAGCGTTCACGGTGTCTTGATGGACATCTACGGCATGGGTGTCCTTATCCAAGGGGATTCTGGTATCGGTAAGAGCGAAACGGGTCTGGAGTTGGTCAAGCGTGGTCACCGTCTGGTTGCGGATGACCGTGTGGATGTCTATGCCAAGGATGATGTGACCCTCTGGGGTGAGCCAGCGGAAATTCTGCGCCACCTATTAGAAATCCGTGGTGTAGGGATTATCGACATCATGAGTTTGTATGGTGCTAGCGCGGTTAAGGATTCTTCAGAGGTCCAGTTGGCTGTTTACCTAGAAAACTATGAAACAGGTAAGGTCTTTGACCGTCTGGGGAATTCGGGAGATACTATTGAAATTGCGGGAATTTCTATTCCACAAATCCGCATCCCTGTTAAGACTGGTCGCAACATCTCTGTGGTCATTGAGGCTGCAGCCATGAACTACCGTGCCAAGCAGATGGGTTATGATGCTACGAAAATTTTTGAAGAGCGTCTAGGAAATCTTATTCAGCAGAATAAGGAAGAGGGCTAG
- the lgt gene encoding prolipoprotein diacylglyceryl transferase, translated as MDPIAIRLGPLEIRWYAICILLGLVLGVYLATKEAPRKKILQDDILDFILLAFPLSIIGARIYYVAFSWSEYKDNLLSVFAVWNGGIAIYGGLITGALVLYFFTRYRFINTLDFLDVVAPSVMIAQAIGRWGNFFNQEAYGKAVASLDYLPAFIRDQMYIDGAYRQPTFLFESLWNLLGFGLICVLRRRPGLLKQGEITAFYLIWYGFGRLLIEGLRTDSLMFLGIRVSQWLSGLLILIGISMVVVRRRKTSIPFYQS; from the coding sequence ATGGATCCAATTGCCATTCGATTAGGACCTTTAGAAATTCGCTGGTATGCTATCTGTATCTTGCTGGGTTTGGTCTTGGGTGTTTACCTGGCGACCAAGGAGGCACCGCGCAAGAAGATTTTGCAGGATGATATTTTAGATTTTATCTTGTTGGCCTTTCCCCTTTCCATCATCGGAGCAAGGATTTACTATGTAGCTTTTTCTTGGAGCGAATACAAGGATAATCTGCTCTCTGTATTTGCCGTTTGGAATGGTGGCATTGCTATATATGGTGGTTTGATTACAGGTGCCCTTGTTCTTTATTTCTTTACTCGCTACCGCTTTATCAATACGCTTGATTTTCTGGATGTGGTGGCTCCTTCAGTCATGATTGCTCAAGCCATTGGTCGCTGGGGGAATTTCTTTAACCAGGAGGCTTATGGTAAGGCAGTGGCGAGTTTGGACTATTTGCCAGCCTTTATCCGTGACCAGATGTATATTGATGGAGCCTATCGTCAGCCGACCTTCTTGTTTGAAAGTCTGTGGAACCTACTTGGTTTTGGTTTGATTTGTGTCTTGCGTAGACGGCCAGGCTTGCTCAAGCAAGGTGAGATCACAGCCTTTTACCTGATTTGGTATGGTTTTGGTCGCCTCTTGATAGAAGGCCTGCGGACAGATAGCCTCATGTTCTTGGGAATTCGTGTTTCCCAATGGCTGTCTGGACTTCTTATCCTCATTGGAATTAGCATGGTTGTGGTGCGGAGAAGAAAAACTTCTATTCCATTTTATCAATCATAA
- a CDS encoding DUF948 domain-containing protein, translating into MIEISVLIIALSIAAVAIYVILLLKKLGTVTEEAQQTLKVLTSDVNVTLYQTNELLAKTNVLVEDVNGKVSTLDPLFVAVADLSTSVSDLNASARDLTVKAKSAGANTVKAGGALSALSTISSLLGKKGEKNGKKI; encoded by the coding sequence ATTATTGAAATTTCTGTCTTGATTATTGCCCTGTCCATCGCGGCGGTTGCAATCTATGTTATCTTGTTATTGAAGAAGTTGGGGACGGTGACGGAAGAGGCTCAACAGACCCTCAAGGTCTTGACCAGCGATGTTAATGTGACCCTCTATCAGACCAATGAACTCTTGGCCAAGACCAATGTTTTGGTGGAAGATGTCAATGGGAAGGTTTCCACCTTGGACCCGCTTTTTGTAGCGGTGGCAGATTTATCTACTTCTGTGTCTGACTTGAATGCTTCGGCGCGTGATTTGACGGTCAAGGCCAAGTCGGCAGGTGCTAATACGGTTAAAGCTGGCGGAGCCCTCTCTGCCTTGTCAACTATCTCATCTCTCTTAGGTAAGAAAGGAGAAAAAAATGGTAAAAAAATCTAG
- a CDS encoding YtxH domain-containing protein, producing the protein MVKKSSVLTSILLGVAGGAAAAAFLASKTGQVVKEKVVNFANDYKENHEEINADLVNKAQDLGKQATDRFTEVKTQLETGELTVEDLVKSGKEKSVETFEQIKEKIAEQNLTTADILEAIKAKTVKAPTVDVTEEEVEDAVIVSEDIEISIDDVVTEPVLEEEAEIPSETTEA; encoded by the coding sequence ATGGTAAAAAAATCTAGTGTTTTGACCAGTATCTTATTGGGAGTGGCTGGCGGTGCAGCTGCGGCAGCCTTTCTAGCAAGTAAAACGGGTCAAGTGGTCAAAGAAAAAGTAGTCAACTTTGCCAATGACTACAAGGAAAACCATGAGGAAATCAATGCTGATTTGGTCAACAAGGCCCAGGACTTGGGTAAACAAGCTACAGACCGCTTCACAGAAGTCAAAACTCAGTTGGAAACTGGTGAATTGACTGTGGAAGATTTGGTCAAGTCAGGCAAGGAAAAATCTGTCGAAACCTTTGAGCAAATCAAGGAAAAAATTGCAGAACAAAATCTGACTACTGCGGATATATTGGAAGCTATCAAGGCTAAAACAGTCAAGGCTCCAACGGTAGATGTGACGGAAGAAGAAGTCGAGGACGCTGTCATTGTATCAGAGGATATTGAAATTTCCATTGATGATGTTGTGACGGAACCGGTTTTAGAAGAGGAAGCGGAAATTCCGTCAGAAACGACAGAAGCATAA